The window CTTCACCAAGATGGCCAGGGTTATCGTGGCCGCCACCCGGAAATGTACCGTGCGGTTGCCCAGTGACCCCAAGGAGCTGCACGAGCTCGATCTCGACGCTTATGCCGAGCCCGGAAAATACCGCATCGATTCCACACCAACTTGGAGGTGAATTATACAATTTCTcatcaaaattagtttttttactCCGATCACAcatcaaaattagatttttttttgtactCCGATCAcacatcaaaattaaaaattttaacatcCGTTACCAGGGTTTTGAATAAAGCAGCAGTGAAGACGGGCCCGACGAATCCATGGGCGCTCTGCACGGTGACGCAAGTGGAGGAGACGAAGCAAATGCTGCTGATGATCCCAATCCTCATCACCACGTTCATCCCCAGCACAATGTACGCCCAGATCAACACCCTGTTCGTGAAGCAGGGCACCACCCTCGACCGCCACATTGGTCCCGACTTCAAAATCCCTCCGGCGAGCCTCGCCGCCTTCGTCACCCTCTCCATGCTCGTCAGCATCGTCCTCTACGACCGCTACTTCGTCCCCTTCATGCGCCGGTTGACTGGGAACCCCCGCGGCATCTCGCTGCTACAGCGCATGGGCACCGGGATGGCGATCCACATCGTGATCATGTCGGTGGCGTCGCTGACAGAGAGGAGGCGGTTGGCGGTGGCGCGGGAGAACGGGCTGGTGGAGAGTGGTGCGGGGGTCCCGCTCACCATCTTCATTCTGCTGCCTCAGTTCGTGCTGATGGGCGTGGCGGACGCGTTCTTGGAGGTGGCCAAGATCGAGTTCTTCTACGACCAGGCGCCCGAGGGGATGAAGAGCCTGGGCACGTCCTACGCCATGACCAGCCTCGGCGTCGGCAACTTCCTCAGTAGCTTCCTGCTCTCCACCGTGGAGCGCATCACGAGGCAGCGTGGCCATGGGTGGATACTCAACAATTTGAACGCGTCGCACCTGGATTATTATTACGCCTTCTTCGTCGTGCTCGATTGCCTCAACTTCGCCTCGTTTTATGTGGTGAGCAGGTACTACGTTTACAGAGCAGAGACGACGCATCAAGAGGAGTCGATGAACGACGGAGTTTtacatctaaaccctaaaccttgACATTAAATCCCGGACACTAGTATAATTTTCATCCGTGTAACGACATTCTAGGCTATGTAGTATCGTCGACCTCTTCATTAGATTTAGGCAAGTCAATTACATGGGACTTCTGCCAACAACAGTAGTACATTTGATTGATCTGCGATAACCCATAAATATAATTTGTTGGataaatggagaagaggtggaagaataaaaatattttattgtgAACGAGATTTTAATCTCACATTAGGAGTTTCATGATATGttgattggtttatattgattcacatgtattgaaaatataaataaatgcatGGGGAGATGTTCTTTCTCATGCGTAGGTGCGCAGGGGATGTAAATCCAAGATCTGAATTGCATTAAACTATGTTGACTCGTGTGAAAGAGCATCGGTCAAAGATCGAAATGAAAGAATCCTAAATTTTCTAAGATGAGATCTAGAGGAAGCAAGAAGACTTAAGATTTATTTTTGAGCCAGACAGAattgtattgtccaaaaatggaATATTTGTACGAAGGGGTTATGTATTTGATATgctattcaagctcaatgtaatggttattaggcctaagataaataaaaataaaagctctttcacttatatgctttttttatatttgtggcatggtagactaggacatgttaattaCGATGTGttacgtagattaataaacatgcaaagcatacttaCATTTCAcattgacccaaaacacaagtgtgagatttatgttgaagcaaaaatgacaaggtcatcatttcaacatattgaaagaagcaacGACCCACTCGGGCTAATTCACACCGATATGTGCGACCTCAAAGGTACACTAACACGTGGtaggaataaatacttcatcaactttgtagatgataacacaaaatactgttatatgtatcttctcaaaagtaaatatgaagctatagagaaatttgcactctataaaaatgaggttgaaaaccagcttaatagaaagattaaagtGGTTTGAAGTGACCGAGATGGTGAATATGTATCATCGTTCGTTGAGTTGTGTGCTAAACAtgagatcagacacgaaacaataactccttatactcctcagcaaaatagagttgctgagcggaagaaccgaactctaaaggagatgatgaatgctcttttaTTGAGATATGGACTGCCAGAGTTCATGTAGGGGGAaattgtgttaacagctaattaccttttaaataaggtaccccgaaagaaaatagataagagcctttatgagttgtggaatggaagacaaccgtcctataaatatttatgaatgtgggggtgtcttgtcaAAGTATTGGTGACTGATCCGAAaatgattaagataggaccaaagactgttgattgtgtatttattggatatgcacagaacAACAATGCGTATCAGTTTGTTGTGTATGAATCACaaataccggagatacacaagaacttgataatagaatcgagaaatgcctcgttcttcgagcatgtatttccgtataagacctgagaggatgctagctcctcaaagcgggcatatgaaacacaaggtgaagatgatgatgaggaaccagtggaggttgagcttagacggagcaaaagaggttgggtagaaaaatcctatggatcagattttatcactttcatgttggaaagtgaatcccgaagttactcagaagttgtAAGCTCTTATGATGGACCTCACTAGCGAGAGACAATTGTATCTGAGATAAACTCTATCTTACAAAATcatacttgggaacttgtggatctttctCCTGGAAGTAAACCATtaagttgcaagtggatcttcaagaagaaaatgaagtcagatgacacaattgataagtataaggccagattgataatcaaaggataccgacaacgtgAATGCCtcaattactttgatacgtattctccgatgtcgagaataactttcattaaagtattgttggctattaccgctctatggaatctcgaaatatatcaaatggatgtaaagacttcctttctaaatggggatttagaagaggaaatctatatggagcaacctgAGGGGGTTTTTTTGTGCCAGGACAGGAAAACAAAGTTTGTAGATTGGTAAAGTCATTATATAGCTTGAAACAAGTACCAAAGTAgtgacatgaaaaatttgataatgccatgaaggaatgtggattcaagattaatgaatgtgataaatgtgtctacatgaaaatcatagagaatgactatgtcatcttgtgcctatatgtagatgacatacttatcattggaaataataataaaataatcaaatccactaaagatatgttgaactcaagatttgacatgaaagacatgagtcTAGCTAATTTGATTCtaagaatcaaaattcttagaacaatagAAGAACTTGTTcatagtcagtcccattacgtggataAGATTTTTGAGAAATTCATCAAGGGTGATACTGTATTGGCACGAAtgtcgatagatacgagtcaacatctatcgaaaaatcaaggtgaaagtatctcttatatagagtactctcgagtgattggaagtctgatgtacttgatgagttatacacgaccagacttggcctacgcagtaagtaaattgagtagatacacgagtaatcccggtgttgagcactggaaagggataacaagagtactgaggtacttgagataTACTTGCGAATATAgactgcactatacgagatatcctgctgtgattgaaggatacagcgatgcaagttggatatctgacataaagactctaagtctagtggatatgtattcactcttggaGGTGCAGCCATATCCTAGAAAGCTTCTAAGCAAACGGTAACAATTAGATCGACGatagaatctgagtttgtagctatTGACAGATGTGGttaagaggctgaatgactacagtaattcttagaagatattccatgaTGGCAGAAACCTGTGCCGGTAATTTGCATAATTTGTGATAATCAATCAACAATCGGTcaggcacagagccatctgtataatcgTAAGTCTTGGCATATACgtcatagacataataccattagacaactactctcaacaggagttatcactgttgactatgtgaagttaaAAAACAATCTAGTCGAtccgctaaccaaggggttaaacagagagttagttgcaagctcatcacaagGAATGAGCTTGATGTCATTATCAGCGATCAATGTAGAGGACACCCAACAtatgctgattggagatcccaagaactaggttcaaagggacaactaatttgcACTAACTAGACACATTGTGGGGAGGAGGGTGTAGCTTAATAAAATAGTGACTGGATCAGGGTAAGtcgatggacttttaatgatcaagaagagtagatgactactctcgagggatcacctatgtgagaaagaagtggggctgcTTCGAAGAGAGATTCTCACACAACTAGGCATGtttatggccaagaacgaacacatttATGAGAACTGAATTGTATCAGaaagagtcttgggtgagatataTCAATGCTTACACATATGTCagaatagttcaaggacatcatgtctactatcaACCAGTAAGCAAATAGattttcacaagggaaggttcaaagggtaaaacctacctatcctatactagaCAAAACtattgaatgctatcacatactctATCTCTATTCATGTGGTGGATTATTGGATATAAGTGATGTgtatggagaagaggtggaagaggaaagaggctccattgtgaatgggactttagtcccacattgggagtttcatggcatgttAGTTAGTTtttattgattcacatgcattgaggatgtgaacaaatgcatggggagagattctctctcacgcgtgggtgcgcaagggggggggtgcaaatctagggcccggattgcactgaactatGTTGACTCATGTGCGGTCACGATCTATGCGCGTCGAATGCCAGACCGGTCGAGGCAAAATTTTCCCAAGCGGAACAACtaacattttgccacgtaaaccTTTTTGCTGCTTGTATAACggatatattaaattaatattaatgcaATTGAGTGAAACATTGGCGTTTCATAGCTGGcgaataatgttggtgcaatatctcctgggtcaggttgaccagattgactaagcttgagttggctcaagcttgagtcttgatgtttgaatttCGATGTTTAAGAATATAGGGATATTGCAGATGTGATTGTCCGATtggagagtgttggtgcaattcccctctggtcaagggataaccagtttgatgtgaagaagagtcaagtaggtcaagattgattagAGACTTGACTGgacaagtcctggtgagtgaagtcaggcagttgaaaaatcctggtgagtgaagccaggtgaaagacctagtgagtgaagctaggcagttggaaaatcctgatgagtgaagtcaggtgaaagtcctagtgagtaaagccaggcagatggaaagtcctggtgagtgaagtcagatagatgaaaagtcctagtgagtgaagctatgtaaattgaaagacctggtgagtgaagccagacacatggAGATCTaggcgggtcaaggttgaccgagcacctggtgttgggaagcccaagtaggtcaaagcattaaccggatacttggcatgagaaaatccagatgggtcaagggtgaccagacatctggtggaagtccaagtgagtcatagaggattggacacttggcacaagacgacaagtctaagtgggtcaaggttaaccggacacttggcgcgagtagaaaagttcaagtgagtcaaaggattgaccggacacttggtgaagaagtcccagcagatcaaggttgactggatgctaggcatgaggagttccaacaggtcatgattgatcggatgttggatttggggacccttgagcttgagttaagcaagtcaagggtggtcaatcgatcagtcgatcaattggaccaaagcccaatcgatcagccgattgattgggataATGCTGCGATAAACAacaatccaatcgatcagtcaatcgattcgaGGTGTTTATTGCATAAACagaagtctccccaatcgataagccgatcgattgggcactgccaatcgatcaatcgatcgattggggactgGAGATCGTGTGTGATGCGagaaagctgaatcgatcagctgatcgattcaggctttttCAGAGAagagcatagaggcactctgaatcgatcaaccgatcgattcaagcctctccAATCAATTGGAATATGATCGTTGCGCATGATGTAAGTTTTGGATGACCGAGATCGCTGGGGTctaacgtggcaatcgattgggaggagccccAATCTATTGGAAGCCCTAGAAGCGCAGATATAAAAGCGACGAAGCGTTCAAACACTGCAACCCTTCTTCTCTAGCTCACGCG is drawn from Zingiber officinale cultivar Zhangliang chromosome 1B, Zo_v1.1, whole genome shotgun sequence and contains these coding sequences:
- the LOC121985912 gene encoding protein NRT1/ PTR FAMILY 5.2-like isoform X2; this translates as MCLLTLSVSLSSLKPPPCGPNTADPSCSTDATPLHLGVFFCALYILAVGTGGTKPNISTIGADQFDEFHPRERTHKLSFFNWWMFSIFFGTLFANTVLVYIQDNVGWTLGYALPTLGLAISISVFVAGTPFYRHRIPAGSPFTKMARVIVAATRKCTVRLPSDPKELHELDLDAYAEPGKYRIDSTPTWRVLNKAAVKTGPTNPWALCTVTQVEETKQMLLMIPILITTFIPSTMYAQINTLFVKQGTTLDRHIGPDFKIPPASLAAFVTLSMLVSIVLYDRYFVPFMRRLTGNPRGISLLQRMGTGMAIHIVIMSVASLTERRRLAVARENGLVESGAGVPLTIFILLPQFVLMGVADAFLEVAKIEFFYDQAPEGMKSLGTSYAMTSLGVGNFLSSFLLSTVERITRQRGHGWILNNLNASHLDYYYAFFVVLDCLNFASFYVVSRYYVYRAETTHQEESMNDGVLHLNPKP
- the LOC121985912 gene encoding protein NRT1/ PTR FAMILY 5.2-like isoform X1, with translation MAAVCDDSGLEEYTKDGTVDLKGNPVLRSKRGGWTACSFVVVYEVFERMAYYGISSNLILYLTNKLHQGTVTASNNVTNWVGAVWLTPILGAYVADAHLGRYWTFIIASVIYLSGMCLLTLSVSLSSLKPPPCGPNTADPSCSTDATPLHLGVFFCALYILAVGTGGTKPNISTIGADQFDEFHPRERTHKLSFFNWWMFSIFFGTLFANTVLVYIQDNVGWTLGYALPTLGLAISISVFVAGTPFYRHRIPAGSPFTKMARVIVAATRKCTVRLPSDPKELHELDLDAYAEPGKYRIDSTPTWRVLNKAAVKTGPTNPWALCTVTQVEETKQMLLMIPILITTFIPSTMYAQINTLFVKQGTTLDRHIGPDFKIPPASLAAFVTLSMLVSIVLYDRYFVPFMRRLTGNPRGISLLQRMGTGMAIHIVIMSVASLTERRRLAVARENGLVESGAGVPLTIFILLPQFVLMGVADAFLEVAKIEFFYDQAPEGMKSLGTSYAMTSLGVGNFLSSFLLSTVERITRQRGHGWILNNLNASHLDYYYAFFVVLDCLNFASFYVVSRYYVYRAETTHQEESMNDGVLHLNPKP